The stretch of DNA GGAAAAAGAGACAGCAAGGATTTTAAAGGCAAAAGGCCCAGAAAAATGATGATTTCAAGGCGTAAGGTCTGCAGATTTTGCGCTGAGTATATAGACATTGATTACAAGGACGCAAATTTGTTAAGAAATTTCATCACTGAAAGAGGAAAAATTCTTGCCGGCAGAATAACGGGTGTATGCTCAAAACACCAGAGAATATTGACGGATGCAATCAAAAGGGCAAGAGTTATTGCTATCCTTCCATTCGCGAACATATATTGACCAGCGGTTGAACTGATAGTTAAAACTTTATGGAGGTGTTTGTTAAATGAAAGTCATTTTGAAACAAAATATCAGCGGAGTTGGTAAAATAGGCGATATAAAAGAAGTCAGCCCCGGGCATGCGAGAAATTATTTACTGCCGAACGCTTTAGCGTTATTAGCCAATGACAAAAATTTGGCAGTGGTCCAACGCGCAAAAGAAGTTATAGAGAAACAAAAGGGCGTGGAAAAAGGAACCTTGAAGGAATTTGCTGAAAAACTCAGCAAAGCTTCAATAAATATCGGCGTAAAAACTGGGGAAGGCGGCAAGCTTTTCGGAAGCGTAACCAAGGATGACATAGTTGAACAGATTAAGAAAGACCTGGGCCATGATATCAACAAAAAAGATATCGTTTTCGAGGACCCGATAAAAGAAACCGGCCTTTATTCTGTTGAAATAAAACTTAAATCAAAAAAATTCTCAGATGAAATATCAGAAACTGTTAAACTTAAAGTTTGGGTTGTCGAGAAAAAAGAAGGAAAATAAACCATGCCGGAAATGTTAGATAAGGTGCCGCCAAATTCTGTCGAAGCGGAAATGGCTATCCTGGGTTCGATGATTATCGAAAAGGAAGCTATCGCAAAAGCGCTTGAAATAGTGGATGAGATCCATTTTTACCGGGATACGCATAGAAAAATCTTCAAAATTATAAAAAGATTCTATATGGAAAATCTCCCGGTAGACACCGTTTCAATCATTGAAGAATTGAAAAGGGAAAGGCTGCTCGAAGAAATAGGCGGGGCTTCTTACATAGCGACCCTGATAAATACTGTTTCCACTGCGGCAAATGTTGAACACTACGCAAATATTGTGCTGAACAAAGCAATATTAAGGCAGCTTATTCAGGCCGGCACACAAATAGCTGAAGCCGGGTATAAAGCTTCTGACGAGCCCCGGACTTTAATTGACCGGGCCGAAGAAATGATTTTTGCCATCGCCCAGACAAAAGAAGGGCAGGGTTTCACTCAGGTAAAAGCGACTGTTCAATCCATTCTTACAAGAATTGAAACGCTTATGTCTGATAAAACCGCCCAGCCGGGGCTAAAAACCGGTTTTGCTGAACTTGATGAAAGAACGGCCGGCCTGCAGCCCTCAAACCTTGTAATAGTCGCTGCGCGCCCTTCAATGGGAAAAACATCTTTTGCCATGAACATAGCGGCAAATGTCGCCATAAAAGATAATCTGCCTGT from Elusimicrobiota bacterium encodes:
- the rpsR gene encoding 30S ribosomal protein S18, producing MAFIKGKRDSKDFKGKRPRKMMISRRKVCRFCAEYIDIDYKDANLLRNFITERGKILAGRITGVCSKHQRILTDAIKRARVIAILPFANIY
- the rplI gene encoding 50S ribosomal protein L9; this encodes MKVILKQNISGVGKIGDIKEVSPGHARNYLLPNALALLANDKNLAVVQRAKEVIEKQKGVEKGTLKEFAEKLSKASINIGVKTGEGGKLFGSVTKDDIVEQIKKDLGHDINKKDIVFEDPIKETGLYSVEIKLKSKKFSDEISETVKLKVWVVEKKEGK
- the dnaB gene encoding replicative DNA helicase, which codes for MPEMLDKVPPNSVEAEMAILGSMIIEKEAIAKALEIVDEIHFYRDTHRKIFKIIKRFYMENLPVDTVSIIEELKRERLLEEIGGASYIATLINTVSTAANVEHYANIVLNKAILRQLIQAGTQIAEAGYKASDEPRTLIDRAEEMIFAIAQTKEGQGFTQVKATVQSILTRIETLMSDKTAQPGLKTGFAELDERTAGLQPSNLVIVAARPSMGKTSFAMNIAANVAIKDNLPVGIFSIETSKEELIFRLICSEAWVNSHEVRRGILPKKSWAVITSAAEKVYNAPIYIDDTTSISPLEIRTRARRLATELATENKKLSLIVIDYIQMMRGSGRTDSRQQEISEISRSLKGLARELNVPVIALSQLSRKPEERGREGVPQLSDLRESGALEQDADVVMFIYRKEVYSKSPDDEGKANIMIAKQRNGPTGEVEMRFFKEYTRFERLDKSS